The proteins below are encoded in one region of Deinococcus seoulensis:
- a CDS encoding MalY/PatB family protein: MTDAGPKPADPRDTLAPAALNPATLDPAALRHPDSLKWTAFDPDVIPMWVADMDFAVAPPIMDALRARLDRSLGYAQLTGDPTLKAQLSESLARHGLSGLGAEHMTFLPGVVPGIYAAVHALTSPGEPVVTMTPVYHPFHLAITDQDRRVAGVPLRDADGGYEINWAAMDAASRGSRLLLLCHPHNPTGRVWTAQELGKLRDLVLARDLFVMSDELHADLRYTDGPFESFAADPRVQSRTVTLTGPCKAFNTAGLGIGVMASHNAALLSRVRRAAGGLMGHESALSITMWQAALRDGGPWLADTVEYLRGNRDFLSAYLRQHLPWVKFHEAQATYLAWLDLRAHPRAADIQTFLLEEARIAVHDGPVFAHEGHKPQYQGFIRLNFATSRELLTEALNRMTAALNREM; the protein is encoded by the coding sequence ATGACCGACGCCGGACCCAAGCCCGCCGATCCCCGCGACACGCTGGCCCCCGCCGCACTGAACCCCGCCACTCTGGACCCCGCCGCGCTGCGCCACCCGGACTCCCTGAAATGGACGGCTTTCGACCCGGACGTGATTCCCATGTGGGTCGCGGACATGGACTTCGCGGTCGCGCCGCCCATCATGGATGCCCTGCGCGCCCGCCTGGACCGCAGCCTAGGCTACGCGCAACTGACGGGCGACCCCACCCTGAAAGCGCAGCTGAGCGAGTCCCTGGCCCGCCACGGCCTGAGCGGCCTGGGTGCCGAGCACATGACCTTCCTGCCCGGCGTGGTGCCCGGCATCTACGCCGCCGTGCACGCCCTGACCAGCCCCGGCGAGCCCGTGGTCACCATGACGCCCGTGTACCACCCCTTCCACCTGGCGATCACCGACCAGGACCGCCGCGTGGCCGGCGTGCCCCTGCGCGACGCCGACGGCGGGTACGAGATCAACTGGGCCGCCATGGACGCCGCCTCGCGCGGGTCGCGCCTGCTGCTGCTGTGCCACCCGCACAACCCCACGGGCCGCGTGTGGACTGCGCAGGAACTCGGGAAACTCCGCGACCTGGTGCTGGCCCGCGACCTGTTCGTCATGAGCGACGAACTGCACGCCGACCTGCGCTACACGGACGGCCCGTTCGAGAGTTTCGCCGCCGACCCGCGCGTGCAGAGCCGCACCGTCACCCTGACCGGCCCCTGCAAGGCCTTCAACACCGCCGGACTGGGCATCGGCGTGATGGCCAGCCACAACGCCGCGCTGCTGTCCCGCGTGCGCCGCGCCGCCGGGGGCCTGATGGGCCACGAGAGCGCCCTGAGCATCACCATGTGGCAGGCCGCGCTGCGCGACGGCGGCCCCTGGCTGGCCGACACCGTCGAGTACCTGCGCGGCAACCGCGACTTCCTGAGCGCCTACCTGCGCCAGCACCTGCCGTGGGTGAAATTCCACGAGGCGCAGGCCACCTACCTCGCGTGGCTGGACCTGCGCGCCCACCCGCGCGCCGCCGACATCCAGACATTCCTGCTGGAAGAAGCCAGGATCGCCGTGCACGACGGCCCGGTCTTCGCGCACGAGGGCCACAAACCCCAGTACCAGGGCTTCATCCGCCTGAACTTCGCCACCAGCCGCGAACTGCTGACCGAGGCCCTGAACCGCATGACCGCCGCCCTGAACCGCGAGATGTAA
- a CDS encoding ATP phosphoribosyltransferase regulatory subunit, with product MPGVSSSVSGPSNRPSARAGFIPEGTRDVLPPEWSQREALRARLSACFSAWGYRGVEVPALEFARADHPQDALAFKLIDSGGEVLSLRSEFTTAVGRLVRSRFPQGPFPLRLQYGGRLWLRAMNSELGRLREFNQLGVELIGVQTAQSDAELLHLAAAAIEVAGVQAQLEVGYPGFVDAVLEDAGLNGEARAAVHDAIDRKSGADVDLLAAQHGLSDTVRGTLHALTDLYGGPEVLDAAQALAPGVRAQEAVAHLRAVAALYGGPLLFDLGVSRRYGYYTGLTFRAYSAGLNQPVLGGGRYALEGGLPGAGFAMGLERLMRALAPVLPPEPEVVLALDLNGARAARAQGLHAELAWTDDRAELLAFSEARGIRRWVSDSPAGLTFTDLNGTDLNGTEVTA from the coding sequence ATGCCGGGCGTGAGTTCGTCCGTTTCCGGTCCGTCCAACCGTCCATCTGCCCGCGCCGGGTTCATTCCGGAGGGCACGCGTGACGTGCTGCCGCCCGAATGGTCGCAGCGCGAGGCCCTGCGCGCCCGCCTGAGTGCGTGCTTCAGCGCGTGGGGGTACCGGGGGGTGGAGGTTCCGGCGCTGGAGTTCGCCCGCGCGGACCACCCGCAGGACGCCCTGGCGTTCAAGCTGATCGATTCGGGCGGCGAGGTGCTGTCGCTGCGCAGCGAGTTCACGACCGCCGTGGGGCGACTGGTGCGCTCGCGCTTCCCGCAGGGGCCGTTCCCGCTGCGGCTCCAGTACGGGGGTCGGCTGTGGCTGCGCGCCATGAACAGCGAACTGGGCCGCCTGCGTGAATTCAACCAGCTGGGCGTGGAACTGATCGGCGTGCAGACCGCGCAGTCCGACGCGGAACTGCTGCACCTCGCGGCGGCCGCCATCGAGGTGGCGGGCGTGCAGGCGCAACTGGAAGTCGGGTACCCGGGCTTCGTGGACGCCGTGCTGGAGGACGCGGGCCTGAACGGCGAGGCGCGCGCGGCGGTGCACGACGCCATCGACCGCAAGAGCGGCGCGGACGTGGACCTGCTGGCCGCGCAGCACGGCCTGAGCGACACGGTGCGCGGCACGCTGCACGCCCTGACGGACCTGTACGGCGGCCCCGAAGTGCTGGACGCCGCGCAGGCGCTCGCGCCGGGCGTGCGGGCGCAGGAGGCGGTCGCGCACCTGCGGGCCGTGGCGGCGCTGTACGGCGGGCCGCTGCTGTTCGACCTGGGTGTCAGCCGCCGCTACGGGTACTACACGGGCCTGACGTTCCGGGCGTACTCGGCGGGCCTGAACCAGCCGGTGCTGGGCGGCGGCCGCTACGCGCTGGAAGGCGGGCTGCCCGGCGCGGGCTTCGCGATGGGGCTGGAACGGCTGATGCGGGCGCTCGCGCCGGTCCTGCCGCCCGAGCCGGAAGTGGTGCTGGCCCTGGACCTGAACGGGGCGCGCGCCGCGCGGGCGCAGGGCCTGCACGCGGAACTCGCCTGGACGGACGACCGGGCCGAACTGCTGGCCTTCAGTGAGGCGCGCGGCATCCGCCGCTGGGTCAGCGATTCACCCGCTGGCCTGACCTTCACCGACCTGAACGGCACGGACCTGAACGGCACGGAGGTGACGGCATGA
- a CDS encoding alkaline phosphatase family protein, whose protein sequence is MHLPPHAIRPDYAGGSVLNLAATLGAHHGVPTHHAPYRHPLPLDGARHVVLIVVDALGAGQLRDAVTRGDAPTLASLTPAPGPVTSVFPSTTMAALTTLHTARAPAEHGYLGLTVWLDEAQAVVNLIRLYDVYTHAPLEDAGFLAAVPSLYRQLDNRGVAAHVVMPAAYQHSVLTRWACDGAEYHAYAQPEETPELTAATVQPGQPSYTLVYFPDYDLICHGSGPDSPEAHAELRRTDRIVGDLLAALPRNGDTLVVLTADHGQSPQPPDGYVDAITKKVMKTALRGPVAGEERAAYLRTSSDYHAEIAALLAPHATLLTADDAWTGGLFGPPAHADPRFRPRVGDLIAVPHPGHAIRRPTSPAPMLGLHGGWTAEEMLVPVLSVRV, encoded by the coding sequence ATGCACCTGCCACCGCACGCCATCCGGCCCGACTACGCGGGCGGCAGCGTCCTGAACCTCGCCGCGACGCTCGGCGCGCACCACGGCGTGCCCACCCACCACGCGCCGTACCGCCACCCGCTGCCTCTGGACGGCGCGCGGCACGTCGTCCTGATCGTCGTGGACGCCCTGGGGGCCGGGCAGTTGCGGGACGCGGTCACGCGCGGGGACGCGCCCACCCTGGCATCCCTGACGCCCGCCCCCGGCCCGGTTACCAGCGTGTTTCCCAGCACCACCATGGCCGCCCTGACCACCCTCCACACCGCCCGCGCGCCCGCCGAGCACGGGTACCTGGGCCTGACCGTGTGGCTGGACGAGGCGCAGGCCGTCGTGAACCTCATCCGCCTGTACGACGTGTACACCCACGCCCCGCTGGAGGACGCGGGCTTTCTGGCCGCCGTGCCGTCCCTGTACCGCCAGTTGGATAACCGGGGTGTGGCCGCGCACGTCGTCATGCCCGCCGCGTACCAGCACAGCGTCCTGACCCGCTGGGCCTGCGATGGCGCCGAGTACCACGCTTACGCGCAGCCCGAGGAAACGCCAGAGCTGACCGCCGCGACCGTCCAGCCGGGGCAGCCGTCGTACACGCTGGTGTACTTCCCCGACTACGACCTGATCTGTCACGGCTCCGGCCCCGACAGCCCGGAGGCGCACGCCGAACTGCGCCGCACCGACCGCATCGTCGGTGACCTCCTGGCCGCGCTGCCCCGAAACGGGGACACGCTGGTCGTCCTCACCGCCGACCACGGCCAGAGCCCCCAGCCCCCGGACGGCTACGTGGACGCCATCACGAAGAAGGTCATGAAAACGGCCCTGCGCGGCCCCGTCGCCGGGGAGGAACGCGCCGCGTACCTGCGAACCAGCTCCGACTACCACGCCGAGATCGCGGCGCTGCTCGCCCCGCACGCCACCCTCCTGACCGCCGACGACGCCTGGACCGGCGGCCTGTTCGGCCCACCCGCGCACGCCGACCCCCGCTTCCGCCCGCGCGTGGGTGACCTGATCGCCGTCCCGCACCCTGGACACGCCATCCGCCGCCCCACCAGCCCCGCCCCCATGCTCGGCCTGCACGGCGGCTGGACCGCCGAGGAGATGCTGGTGCCCGTCCTCAGCGTGCGGGTCTAG
- a CDS encoding NAD(P)-dependent oxidoreductase — MRVLLPDLPDFRALSQPDEGGVPGVTLDHYDRAHVPDGPADGVVLWMTGPQTRERLLQVPGLKWVLTLTAGIDHVQGRLPDGVALFNASRLHDRAVAVHALTGMLAAARGLHAFRDAQGRAQWASPALPTDSRLGTLDGLNIVLWGYGHIGRNLEELLAPHGAHVRGIRSTTPTDERDELLRAADWVVLLLPSTPDTRGVVNADTLALLKPDAWLMNVGRGNLIVTDDLVQALQEHRLGGAFLDVTDPEPLPATHPLWKLPNVIITPHIASTTTDLIRRGAHLTRDFLIDLQQGHEPDGRVTAGRTY; from the coding sequence ATGCGTGTCCTGCTGCCAGACCTGCCCGACTTCCGCGCCCTGAGCCAGCCCGACGAGGGAGGCGTGCCCGGCGTCACCCTCGACCACTACGACCGCGCGCACGTCCCGGACGGCCCGGCCGACGGCGTGGTCCTGTGGATGACCGGCCCGCAGACCCGCGAACGCCTGCTACAGGTGCCGGGCCTGAAATGGGTGCTGACCCTGACCGCCGGCATCGACCACGTACAGGGCCGCCTGCCAGACGGCGTGGCCCTGTTCAACGCCAGCCGCCTGCACGACCGCGCCGTCGCCGTGCACGCCCTGACCGGCATGCTCGCCGCCGCGCGCGGCCTGCACGCCTTCCGGGACGCGCAGGGCCGCGCCCAGTGGGCCAGTCCCGCCCTGCCCACCGACTCCCGCCTGGGCACCCTGGACGGCCTGAACATCGTCCTGTGGGGCTACGGGCACATCGGCCGGAACCTCGAGGAACTCCTCGCCCCGCACGGCGCGCACGTGCGCGGCATCCGCAGCACCACCCCCACCGACGAACGCGACGAGCTGCTGCGCGCCGCCGACTGGGTCGTGCTGCTGCTCCCCAGCACCCCCGACACGCGCGGCGTCGTGAACGCCGACACCCTGGCCCTCCTGAAACCCGACGCGTGGCTCATGAACGTCGGGCGCGGCAACCTGATCGTCACGGACGACCTCGTGCAGGCCCTTCAGGAACACCGGCTGGGCGGCGCGTTCCTCGACGTGACCGACCCCGAACCCCTGCCCGCCACGCACCCACTGTGGAAGCTCCCGAACGTGATCATCACACCCCACATCGCCAGCACCACCACCGACCTGATCCGGCGCGGCGCGCACCTGACCCGCGACTTCCTGATCGACCTGCAACAGGGCCACGAACCCGACGGACGCGTCACCGCCGGCCGCACGTACTGA
- a CDS encoding methyltransferase family protein, translating into MNRDRALVAAQFALLAVILAGGRRGRGRPRSVQAAGAALGAGGLTLLIWSGRTLGRNLTPLPTPVAGGTLVQRGPYRLVRHPIYTALLLLSGGWTVARGGRVSVTGTLLLGALLRHKAGIEDTALAGRHPDHAAYRAHTGAFLPRTGRR; encoded by the coding sequence ATGAACCGCGACCGGGCGCTGGTCGCCGCTCAATTCGCCCTGCTGGCAGTCATTCTCGCGGGCGGGCGACGGGGGAGAGGTCGGCCCCGATCCGTCCAGGCGGCAGGCGCGGCGCTGGGTGCCGGTGGCCTGACTCTGCTGATCTGGAGCGGGCGCACGCTGGGGCGGAACCTCACGCCACTGCCCACACCAGTCGCGGGAGGGACGCTGGTGCAGCGCGGCCCGTACCGGCTCGTGCGGCACCCGATCTACACGGCGCTGCTCCTGCTCTCGGGCGGCTGGACGGTCGCGCGGGGCGGACGGGTGAGTGTGACGGGCACCCTCCTGCTCGGGGCACTGCTGCGGCACAAGGCAGGCATCGAGGACACGGCGCTGGCCGGACGTCACCCCGACCACGCCGCGTACCGGGCGCACACCGGGGCGTTCCTGCCGCGCACCGGCAGGCGCTGA
- a CDS encoding 3'(2'),5'-bisphosphate nucleotidase CysQ: MTASHFSQELSVAAALAREAGALLLAHLRAGFTVEHKTSADDPVTVADREASALIMAALAAAFPDDGLLSEEETDDRARLNHDRVWIVDPIDGTKEYSTGLPDYCVSIGLAVGGQPVLGVVYAPETDELFTGVVGQGAFLNGQPVAAPSRGPDWRVAVSDTEHSRELHATPLSGMKPSGSIALKLARIAAAQADATFTMSPRSEWDIAAGHALLRAAGGNLTRRDGRAITYNQPRPHVEQGLIGGQPQATAWLAEQLRALHLPTAHLGVQAHEPAWATLNPADRAALQGHPGVNVRHADGHLLALLVVNPDTRQVQRAEGDAFHLDRLTRDVTRALGTVAPVTAQP, translated from the coding sequence ATGACCGCTTCCCACTTCTCGCAAGAACTCTCGGTCGCCGCCGCGCTGGCCCGTGAGGCCGGGGCGCTGCTGCTGGCGCACCTGCGCGCCGGGTTCACCGTGGAACACAAGACGAGTGCCGACGATCCCGTCACCGTCGCCGACCGCGAGGCCTCCGCGCTGATCATGGCCGCCCTGGCCGCCGCGTTCCCCGACGATGGCCTGCTGAGCGAGGAGGAAACCGACGACCGCGCCCGCCTGAACCACGACCGCGTGTGGATCGTGGACCCCATCGACGGCACCAAGGAGTACTCCACGGGTCTGCCGGACTACTGCGTCAGCATCGGCCTCGCCGTGGGCGGGCAGCCCGTGCTGGGCGTCGTGTACGCCCCGGAAACCGACGAACTGTTCACGGGTGTCGTGGGGCAGGGCGCGTTCCTGAACGGCCAGCCCGTCGCCGCCCCCAGCCGCGGCCCGGACTGGCGCGTGGCCGTGTCGGACACCGAACACAGCCGCGAACTGCACGCCACCCCCCTGAGCGGCATGAAACCCAGCGGCAGCATCGCCCTGAAACTCGCCCGGATTGCCGCCGCGCAGGCCGACGCGACCTTCACCATGTCCCCCCGCAGCGAGTGGGACATCGCCGCCGGGCACGCCCTGCTGCGCGCCGCCGGGGGCAACCTGACCCGCCGCGACGGGCGCGCCATCACGTACAACCAGCCGCGCCCGCACGTGGAACAGGGATTGATCGGCGGGCAACCGCAGGCGACCGCGTGGCTCGCCGAACAACTGCGCGCCCTGCACCTGCCCACCGCGCACCTGGGCGTGCAGGCCCACGAACCCGCCTGGGCCACCCTGAACCCCGCCGACCGCGCGGCACTCCAGGGGCACCCCGGCGTGAATGTCCGCCACGCCGACGGGCACCTGCTGGCCCTGCTGGTCGTGAACCCCGACACCAGGCAGGTGCAGCGCGCCGAGGGGGACGCCTTCCACCTCGACCGCCTCACGCGGGACGTGACGCGCGCCCTGGGCACCGTCGCCCCGGTTACCGCCCAGCCCTGA
- a CDS encoding DedA family protein: protein MHDLTALILSASYFGILAIVFAETGLLVGFFLPGDSLLLAAGVLAANGDLNLGGVMAAVIVGAFVGCVVGYWIGHRFGRGIFSQQNAKFFKPEYITRSELFFQRYGWLAVILARFVPVVRTLVPTMAGVSRMPLGLFNLYNIVGAVLWGVSVPALGYYLGGLIPNLDRYILIIVGGVVVVSVIPIIFKVVQARRA, encoded by the coding sequence ATGCACGATCTGACCGCCCTGATCCTCTCCGCTTCGTACTTCGGCATTCTGGCCATCGTCTTCGCCGAAACCGGCCTGCTGGTCGGATTCTTCCTGCCCGGAGACAGCCTGCTGCTGGCCGCCGGGGTCCTGGCCGCCAACGGCGACCTGAACCTGGGGGGCGTGATGGCCGCCGTGATCGTCGGCGCGTTCGTCGGGTGCGTCGTCGGGTACTGGATCGGGCACCGGTTCGGGCGGGGCATCTTCTCGCAGCAGAACGCGAAGTTCTTCAAGCCCGAGTACATCACCCGCTCGGAGTTGTTCTTCCAGCGTTACGGCTGGCTGGCCGTGATCCTGGCGCGCTTCGTGCCGGTCGTGCGGACCCTGGTGCCCACCATGGCCGGCGTGAGCCGCATGCCGCTGGGCCTGTTCAACCTGTACAACATCGTCGGCGCGGTCCTGTGGGGCGTCAGCGTGCCCGCACTGGGCTACTACCTGGGCGGCCTGATCCCCAACCTCGACCGGTACATCCTGATCATCGTGGGCGGCGTGGTCGTGGTGAGCGTCATTCCCATCATCTTCAAGGTCGTTCAGGCCCGCCGCGCCTGA
- a CDS encoding LrgB family protein, translating into MIWLTVTLLAFAAGVLAQLRLRSPLANPTLIGTLIVAALLLLTRVPYDTYLRDVQPLTTLLAPAVVALAVPLYRLRALLARQWRALLLGGLSGTLIAVAADAGLAHLLHLTPDAARALLTAPATSPVALQLAPFTQAPPALAATLAVLSGLIGALILPPVLSALGVTHPLARGIALGAVAHGIGTARAREEGEHTGAASSIGMGLAALSVTLLVALLA; encoded by the coding sequence GTGATCTGGCTGACCGTCACGCTGCTGGCCTTTGCGGCGGGCGTGCTGGCGCAACTGCGGCTGCGCTCCCCGCTGGCGAACCCCACCCTGATCGGCACGCTGATCGTTGCCGCGCTGCTGCTGCTGACACGCGTGCCGTACGACACGTACCTGCGGGACGTGCAGCCCCTGACCACCCTGCTCGCCCCGGCGGTCGTGGCGCTGGCCGTGCCGCTGTACCGCCTGCGCGCCCTGCTGGCCCGGCAGTGGCGCGCGCTGCTGCTCGGCGGCCTGAGCGGCACCCTGATCGCCGTGGCCGCCGACGCCGGACTGGCCCACCTGCTGCACCTGACGCCCGACGCCGCGCGCGCCCTGCTGACCGCGCCCGCCACGAGTCCCGTCGCGCTGCAACTCGCGCCGTTCACGCAGGCGCCGCCCGCGCTGGCCGCCACGCTGGCCGTCCTGTCCGGCCTGATCGGCGCGCTGATCCTCCCGCCCGTCCTGAGTGCCCTGGGCGTCACGCACCCGCTGGCGCGTGGTATCGCCCTGGGGGCCGTCGCGCACGGTATCGGCACCGCCCGCGCCCGCGAGGAAGGCGAGCACACCGGGGCCGCCAGCTCCATCGGCATGGGCCTCGCGGCACTCAGCGTCACGCTGCTGGTCGCGCTGCTGGCGTGA
- a CDS encoding endonuclease III domain-containing protein produces MPARRPPTAPAAPPTPQALTVPGTFLPVSARLEAEYLPGGPAPLTGRPETLLSGLIRTVLGQQNTRAAAARQYAALRESYPRWEAALLDGPDGIEGTLKAAGGGLHRSKARHIHALLEALDDTGTLSLEGLRDQSDADARARLEALPGVGRHTASLILLFDLRRAAMPVEGNLDRLARRLEWVPDTWTAARVVRWFDAVTPPTWAARAALHVAGVRHGREVCTARHPRCDTCVLADLCPSAAILGPSGRA; encoded by the coding sequence ATGCCCGCCCGCCGCCCGCCCACTGCACCCGCCGCGCCGCCCACCCCGCAAGCTCTGACTGTGCCCGGCACCTTCCTGCCGGTCAGCGCCCGCCTGGAAGCCGAGTACCTGCCCGGCGGTCCCGCCCCCCTCACGGGCCGCCCGGAGACGCTGCTCTCGGGCCTGATCCGCACCGTCCTGGGTCAGCAGAACACCCGCGCGGCCGCCGCCCGGCAGTACGCGGCGCTGCGTGAAAGCTACCCGCGCTGGGAGGCGGCGTTGCTCGACGGCCCGGACGGCATCGAGGGCACCCTGAAAGCAGCGGGAGGCGGCCTGCACCGCAGCAAGGCCCGCCACATCCACGCGCTGCTGGAAGCGCTGGACGACACCGGAACCCTGAGCCTGGAGGGCCTGCGCGACCAGAGCGACGCCGACGCCCGCGCCCGCCTGGAAGCCCTGCCCGGCGTGGGCCGCCACACCGCCAGCCTGATCCTGCTGTTCGACCTGCGCCGCGCCGCCATGCCGGTCGAGGGCAACCTGGACCGCCTCGCACGGCGGCTGGAGTGGGTGCCGGACACCTGGACGGCCGCGCGCGTGGTGCGCTGGTTCGACGCGGTCACGCCCCCCACCTGGGCCGCCCGCGCCGCCCTGCACGTCGCGGGTGTGCGGCACGGGCGCGAGGTCTGCACGGCCCGCCACCCCCGCTGCGACACCTGCGTCCTGGCGGACCTGTGCCCGTCGGCGGCGATCCTGGGTCCGTCCGGGCGGGCGTGA
- a CDS encoding CidA/LrgA family protein codes for MSGAASVTARLNGPARFLLGLGVLMAFAALGQALVGALHLPLPGSVVGMALLWAALGTGVVRLHWIADAADGLLGILGLLFVPATVGFLQFLSAGAAWGLWLLVMTAALLLGAGAAGLLASRLLRPEGSPGQPEAGP; via the coding sequence GTGAGCGGCGCGGCGTCCGTCACGGCCCGCCTGAACGGCCCGGCCCGGTTCCTGCTGGGCCTGGGCGTCCTGATGGCCTTCGCGGCGCTGGGGCAGGCGCTGGTGGGCGCGCTGCACCTGCCGCTGCCGGGGTCGGTGGTGGGCATGGCGCTGCTGTGGGCGGCGCTGGGGACCGGAGTGGTGCGCCTGCACTGGATCGCGGACGCCGCCGACGGCCTGCTGGGCATCCTGGGGTTGCTGTTCGTGCCGGCCACCGTGGGCTTCCTGCAATTCCTGAGTGCCGGGGCCGCGTGGGGCCTGTGGTTGCTGGTCATGACGGCCGCGCTGCTGCTGGGCGCGGGCGCGGCGGGCCTGCTCGCCTCGCGGCTGCTGCGCCCGGAAGGCAGCCCGGGCCAACCGGAGGCCGGGCCGTGA
- a CDS encoding GNAT family N-acetyltransferase: MTDLSAHVTLKPLLDFTPPEWRTLHSFFRSRELADWNDAKPIRMPEWLFRRVMQDEERTGERHGFGVMDEHGRLIGSAELYDLRPPPPLSATTGTLGVMIGYPDLWGRGYGRQAVQALLHWAFRERDFPLSRIRLTTFGHNRRAQRAFLACGFREVGRTERQGRTDVHMELTRSEWLALQTDALQGAPDPSTPEGE; encoded by the coding sequence ATGACCGACCTCTCAGCGCACGTCACCCTCAAACCCCTGCTGGACTTCACGCCGCCCGAATGGCGCACCCTGCACTCCTTCTTCCGCAGCCGCGAACTGGCCGACTGGAACGACGCCAAACCCATCCGCATGCCCGAATGGCTGTTCCGGCGCGTCATGCAGGACGAGGAACGCACCGGCGAACGCCACGGCTTCGGCGTCATGGACGAACACGGCCGCCTGATCGGCAGCGCCGAACTGTACGACCTGCGCCCCCCACCCCCCCTGAGCGCCACGACCGGCACGCTGGGCGTCATGATCGGCTACCCCGACCTGTGGGGACGCGGGTACGGACGGCAGGCCGTGCAGGCCCTGCTGCACTGGGCGTTCCGGGAACGGGACTTCCCGCTGTCCCGCATCCGCCTGACCACCTTCGGCCACAACCGCCGCGCGCAGCGGGCCTTCCTCGCCTGCGGCTTCCGCGAGGTCGGCCGCACCGAACGGCAGGGCCGCACCGACGTGCACATGGAACTCACCCGCAGCGAATGGCTGGCCCTCCAGACAGACGCCCTCCAGGGGGCACCGGACCCGTCCACGCCCGAAGGGGAATAA
- the hisG gene encoding ATP phosphoribosyltransferase, whose amino-acid sequence MTPAPARSADHLTLALPKGRILEDAIALLSQAGLPLTMPEKSRALRHEFPGVTILELRNQDVPIYVDLGVADAGIVGKDVLIESGRTVYEPVDLRFAGCRLSLIREVGATGEITRVGTKYPRAARAYLHSRGITAETVKLSGNIELACLTGLADAVVDLVQTGGTLKANNLEEVEVLFHSTARLIVNRAALKVRAARLRPLIENLRALTAQ is encoded by the coding sequence ATGACCCCGGCTCCCGCCCGCAGCGCCGACCACCTGACCCTGGCGCTCCCCAAGGGCCGCATCCTGGAAGACGCCATCGCGCTGCTGTCACAGGCCGGGCTGCCGCTGACCATGCCGGAAAAATCCCGCGCGCTGCGGCACGAGTTTCCGGGCGTGACCATCCTGGAACTGCGTAACCAGGACGTGCCCATCTACGTGGACCTGGGCGTGGCCGACGCCGGAATCGTGGGCAAGGACGTGCTGATCGAGTCGGGCCGCACCGTGTACGAACCGGTGGACCTGCGCTTTGCCGGGTGCCGCCTGTCCCTGATCCGCGAGGTCGGCGCGACCGGCGAGATCACCCGCGTGGGCACCAAGTACCCCCGCGCCGCCCGCGCGTACCTGCACTCGCGCGGCATCACCGCCGAGACCGTGAAACTCAGCGGGAACATCGAACTCGCCTGCCTGACCGGACTAGCCGACGCGGTCGTGGACCTCGTGCAGACCGGCGGCACCCTGAAAGCCAACAACCTCGAGGAAGTCGAGGTACTGTTCCACTCGACCGCGCGCCTGATCGTGAACCGCGCCGCCCTGAAAGTCCGCGCCGCGCGCCTGCGCCCCCTGATCGAGAACCTGCGCGCCCTGACCGCGCAGTAA
- a CDS encoding 5'-methylthioadenosine/adenosylhomocysteine nucleosidase — MLAIIGAMDEEIELLLADLRGREDLTFPGVTLHRGALDGVPVLLTRGGIGKVNAAMTTTYLLTQGATRVIFTGVAGGVHPELRVGDIVISTDLVQHDVDVTPLGYEVGTVPGELPAWPADDTLRAVALEAARDVEGVRVLDGRVASGDQFIASREGVQRLWTRFGAACAEMEGAAVAQVCAKAGVPFVVIRSVSDTADHDAKVDYREFMPLVARHAKQVVRGMLARLNAPAS, encoded by the coding sequence ATGCTGGCGATTATTGGCGCGATGGACGAAGAGATCGAGTTGTTACTGGCGGACCTGCGGGGCCGCGAGGACCTGACGTTCCCCGGCGTGACCCTGCACCGGGGCGCGCTGGACGGCGTGCCGGTCCTGCTGACGCGCGGCGGGATCGGCAAGGTGAACGCCGCCATGACCACCACGTACCTGCTGACGCAGGGCGCGACCCGCGTGATCTTCACGGGCGTGGCGGGCGGCGTGCACCCGGAACTGCGGGTCGGTGACATCGTGATCAGCACGGACCTCGTGCAGCACGACGTGGACGTGACCCCGCTGGGGTACGAGGTCGGCACGGTGCCGGGCGAGTTGCCCGCGTGGCCCGCCGACGACACGCTGCGCGCCGTGGCCCTGGAGGCCGCGCGGGACGTGGAGGGCGTGCGCGTGCTGGACGGCCGCGTGGCGAGCGGCGATCAGTTCATCGCGTCCCGTGAGGGCGTGCAGCGCCTCTGGACCCGCTTCGGCGCGGCCTGCGCCGAGATGGAGGGCGCGGCGGTCGCGCAGGTGTGCGCCAAGGCGGGCGTGCCGTTCGTGGTGATCCGCTCGGTCAGCGACACCGCCGACCACGACGCGAAGGTGGATTACCGCGAGTTCATGCCGCTGGTCGCGCGGCACGCCAAGCAGGTCGTGCGCGGCATGCTGGCCCGCCTGAACGCACCCGCCAGCTGA